The genome window TTAAATACATATTTTGCAGAGTAATGTCCGGAGGGTAAGATACGATTAAAGACAACAAAATAGCAATCAACAGAATCTGAGTATGACTTAGGTTAAGTTTTTTAAAGATTGCAACTGCAATAAATGTTATTCCTGCAAACTGCAATATGTCATTTGCCAAAAAGGACAGTAAGGAGTATTCAAGAGGAACTCCTGCAGAATAATTTAATAAAAAATACATTGTGTTGATTACCAAACCAAGCATCAGTAACTTGATTCCCCTAACTACAAATTCATTTGGAGAATCATGTCGAGTATACACCATCCCAATCCCCATTGCAAACATGAATATTGGTGCAGAAGACTGAGTCAAAATAAATAAGTATTCTTCAAGATATCCGTAGTCTATTTTACTAAATGTACAGAACGCCAGAAAATGAACAAAAATCATTGCAAAAATTGCAAAAACCTTTGCATAATCCCATTCAATCTGCCTTCCTTTATTGACATCAATATTGCTAAAAAGCTTTCCTATAACAATAACTTTATTTTTCATTGTTAAAATAGTATTTATCCAGATTGAATACAAATTGAAAAATAACTGTGAAAAAATATATGACTAAATAGGATTTAAAAAAAAGTAAAATTGATTAAATGGACTAATCATCCATCCCTATCAATTTTTTTAAAAGCTAAAGGATATACGGCAAGTATTATGAATGTAAATAGAGAATACTTGATACAATCAACTAATTCACCGCCGCCGAGAAGTTTCGGGATTAATCCAAAAAGTAATGCAAACAATATTAATGCACCCACAAATCTAACTATTGCATCCCTGCTGCTTTTAGGG of Methanobrevibacter sp. contains these proteins:
- a CDS encoding heparan-alpha-glucosaminide N-acetyltransferase domain-containing protein codes for the protein MKNKVIVIGKLFSNIDVNKGRQIEWDYAKVFAIFAMIFVHFLAFCTFSKIDYGYLEEYLFILTQSSAPIFMFAMGIGMVYTRHDSPNEFVVRGIKLLMLGLVINTMYFLLNYSAGVPLEYSLLSFLANDILQFAGITFIAVAIFKKLNLSHTQILLIAILLSLIVSYPPDITLQNMYLNQLLDNFIETVGQNIVSCFPFLNWFIIPAAGMLFGSDLIRCNDKDELYKLILRYTSITAIILFIVGFI